Proteins from a genomic interval of Leifsonia shinshuensis:
- a CDS encoding galactose oxidase-like domain-containing protein — protein MFVPHRSRFAAFAALAGLAALTLTPVSTATAATGLATDVVVSGHQTTASSTVVSPVFSTTQSGELLLAFVTADGPAVAGSETFPSVTGAGLTWQLRKRVNAQYGTAEIWQAVSGSVITNATVTATHGGSALAAITVVGFTGADTATAGAVAGASGASGAPSTTLTTTRTGSWVWGVGEDWDNAAARTVGSGQTKVDEDLASSGDTFWTQRQTSVTTAAAPTSVTINDTAPTNDRWNLAAIEVLPANTQDTTPPTVSMSGPADGSTVTGTVAVSATATDNVGVASVQFLLDGAPVGAVVTSSPYTIQWDSTSVANGTHTLSATARDGADNQATAPPVTVTVSNSANDPSVVGSWGPVVPWPEVSIHAALTDTGKVLTWQGDFSANGQQYLLDPVSGDYIQVPNGAVDLFCAGQAVLADGRIAVIGGTATSGGLGITAVNAFDPSTQTWAPLKSMNHPRWYPTGTTLADGRVLVTSGSNTGLTDIVPIPEVYNPPANTWTDLTAASNPIPYYPFMYQLPDGRVLQAGASEQATSTQALDVAKQQWTTIDSQVLDGASITNYAPGKFLKAGTASDGGFTGLSANTAYTLDMNQPNPAWKATASMAYPRSFVDLTNLPDGTVLATGGGTDKSGQDVTKAVKPAEIWNPGTGTWTTVAALTAPRLYHSVALLLPDGRVFVSGGGGDNGVTNQLSYQIYSPPYLFKGARPTITSAPSTVQYGSTAFIQTPDAAGITSVSLIRTGSDTHAFDQNTRGMQLSFTQTAGGLNVQLPPNGNWAPPGYYMLTIVNGKGVPSTAAMVRFPAPYEDTVPPTAPGAPTATGAVGSVTLGWTASTDNVGVTGYDIYRSTTSGFTPSAANLVKQVGGSTTSYTDTGLAAGTYYYQVEAVDAAGNASPPSGEVSGTALADTTPPSAPGNLTASAGAAGIALSWTASTDDVGVVRYNITRNGSPLTTTTGTGYTDAAVVGGTSYTYTVTAQDAAGNVSAASNSATATAVSGPKAITVDKLVTKHQGTAASTVAVGGLTTTGTNELLLAFISSDGGNAAQIGSVSGGGLTWTLRQRANIQAGTAEVWQAVAPTPLSNVTVTATQKSGSWQSSLTVAGFLGADSGAGAVTAANGSSGAPSATLTTTRAGSWVWGVGTDWTAARARTVGAGQTLVDQYLSPSGDTYWLQRTNAPTAAAGTAVTINDTAPTTDLWDLALVEILPAP, from the coding sequence ATGTTTGTGCCGCATCGGAGCCGGTTCGCCGCCTTCGCCGCCCTCGCCGGCCTCGCCGCCCTCACCCTCACCCCGGTGTCCACCGCGACGGCCGCCACCGGCCTCGCCACCGACGTGGTGGTCAGCGGGCACCAGACCACCGCGTCCTCCACCGTGGTCTCACCCGTCTTCAGCACGACGCAGAGCGGCGAGCTGCTCCTGGCCTTTGTCACCGCCGACGGACCGGCGGTGGCGGGGAGCGAGACCTTCCCCTCGGTCACCGGCGCCGGCCTCACCTGGCAGCTCCGCAAGCGGGTCAACGCGCAGTACGGGACCGCGGAGATCTGGCAGGCCGTCTCCGGCAGCGTCATCACCAACGCCACCGTCACGGCCACCCACGGCGGCTCCGCTCTGGCGGCCATCACCGTCGTCGGCTTCACCGGCGCCGACACCGCCACGGCGGGCGCGGTCGCGGGCGCGAGCGGTGCGTCGGGCGCGCCCTCCACGACGCTCACCACGACGCGGACGGGTTCCTGGGTCTGGGGAGTCGGCGAGGACTGGGACAACGCCGCCGCACGAACGGTCGGGTCCGGCCAGACCAAAGTCGATGAGGACCTGGCGTCATCCGGGGACACGTTCTGGACGCAGCGGCAGACGTCCGTGACCACCGCGGCCGCACCGACGAGCGTCACCATCAACGACACCGCGCCGACGAACGACCGGTGGAACCTCGCCGCGATCGAGGTCCTCCCGGCGAACACGCAGGACACGACTCCGCCCACCGTCAGCATGTCCGGCCCGGCCGACGGCAGCACCGTCACCGGCACGGTCGCGGTGTCGGCGACCGCCACCGACAACGTCGGGGTCGCCTCCGTGCAGTTCCTGCTCGACGGAGCGCCGGTGGGTGCGGTCGTCACCAGCTCTCCGTACACGATCCAGTGGGACAGCACCTCGGTCGCCAACGGGACACACACCCTGTCCGCGACCGCGCGCGACGGCGCCGACAACCAGGCCACCGCTCCGCCGGTCACGGTCACCGTGAGCAACAGCGCGAACGATCCGTCGGTCGTCGGATCCTGGGGTCCGGTCGTCCCGTGGCCCGAAGTCTCGATCCATGCGGCGCTCACCGACACCGGCAAGGTCCTCACCTGGCAGGGCGACTTCTCCGCCAACGGCCAGCAATACCTGCTCGATCCGGTGAGCGGCGACTACATCCAGGTCCCGAACGGCGCCGTCGACCTGTTCTGCGCCGGCCAGGCCGTGCTCGCCGACGGCCGGATCGCCGTGATCGGCGGGACCGCGACGAGCGGCGGCCTCGGGATCACCGCGGTGAACGCTTTCGATCCGAGCACCCAGACCTGGGCGCCGCTGAAGTCGATGAACCATCCGCGCTGGTACCCGACCGGGACAACGCTCGCCGACGGCCGCGTCCTGGTCACCTCCGGATCGAACACCGGCCTGACCGACATCGTCCCGATCCCCGAGGTGTACAACCCGCCCGCCAACACCTGGACGGACCTCACCGCCGCGAGCAACCCGATCCCCTACTACCCGTTCATGTACCAGTTGCCGGACGGGAGGGTGCTCCAGGCCGGCGCGTCGGAACAGGCCACGTCGACCCAGGCCCTGGACGTCGCCAAGCAGCAGTGGACCACGATCGACAGCCAGGTGCTGGACGGCGCGTCCATCACCAACTACGCCCCCGGCAAGTTCCTGAAGGCGGGCACCGCGTCCGACGGCGGCTTCACCGGCCTGTCGGCGAACACCGCCTACACCCTCGACATGAACCAGCCGAACCCGGCCTGGAAGGCGACCGCCTCCATGGCCTACCCGCGCAGCTTCGTCGATCTCACCAACCTCCCCGACGGGACCGTGCTCGCCACCGGCGGCGGGACCGACAAGTCCGGGCAGGACGTCACCAAGGCGGTGAAGCCCGCCGAGATCTGGAACCCCGGCACCGGGACCTGGACGACCGTGGCCGCCCTGACCGCGCCGCGGCTGTACCACTCGGTCGCGCTCCTGCTCCCCGACGGTCGCGTGTTCGTCTCCGGCGGCGGAGGCGACAACGGCGTGACCAACCAGTTGAGCTACCAGATCTACTCGCCTCCCTACCTGTTCAAGGGCGCGCGGCCGACCATCACCTCCGCTCCGTCGACGGTCCAGTACGGCTCGACCGCGTTCATCCAGACCCCGGATGCGGCAGGCATCACCTCGGTTTCGCTGATCCGGACCGGCTCGGACACCCACGCGTTCGACCAGAACACCCGCGGGATGCAGCTGTCGTTCACGCAGACGGCGGGCGGACTGAACGTGCAGCTGCCGCCCAACGGGAACTGGGCGCCCCCCGGCTACTACATGCTCACGATCGTGAACGGCAAGGGCGTGCCCTCCACCGCCGCCATGGTGCGCTTCCCCGCGCCCTACGAAGACACCGTCCCCCCGACGGCGCCCGGCGCCCCGACGGCGACCGGAGCGGTCGGCAGCGTCACGCTGGGCTGGACCGCCTCCACCGACAACGTGGGAGTGACGGGCTACGACATCTACCGGTCCACCACCTCCGGCTTCACCCCGAGCGCGGCGAACCTGGTGAAGCAGGTCGGCGGCAGCACGACGAGCTACACCGACACCGGGCTCGCGGCCGGCACGTACTACTACCAGGTCGAAGCGGTGGACGCGGCCGGGAACGCGAGCCCGCCCTCGGGGGAGGTCTCCGGGACCGCACTCGCCGACACGACCCCGCCCTCCGCGCCCGGCAACCTCACCGCGTCGGCCGGGGCGGCGGGCATTGCGCTCAGCTGGACGGCGAGCACGGATGACGTGGGCGTCGTCCGCTACAACATCACCCGGAACGGCTCGCCGCTCACGACGACGACCGGGACCGGCTACACGGACGCCGCGGTCGTGGGCGGCACCTCCTACACCTACACGGTGACCGCGCAGGACGCGGCGGGGAACGTCAGCGCGGCCTCCAACAGCGCCACGGCCACCGCCGTGTCCGGACCGAAGGCGATCACCGTCGACAAGCTCGTGACGAAACATCAGGGCACGGCCGCCTCCACGGTCGCGGTCGGCGGCCTCACGACGACCGGCACGAACGAGCTCCTGCTCGCCTTCATCAGCTCCGACGGCGGGAACGCCGCCCAGATCGGCTCGGTAAGCGGAGGCGGCCTGACCTGGACGCTGCGGCAGCGCGCGAACATCCAAGCGGGCACGGCGGAGGTCTGGCAGGCCGTGGCGCCGACGCCGCTCTCGAACGTGACCGTCACGGCCACCCAGAAGTCGGGATCGTGGCAGTCGTCGCTCACGGTCGCCGGGTTCCTCGGCGCCGACAGCGGCGCCGGAGCGGTCACCGCCGCGAACGGTTCGAGCGGCGCGCCGAGTGCGACGCTCACCACGACCCGCGCCGGCTCCTGGGTGTGGGGCGTCGGGACCGACTGGACCGCGGCGCGCGCACGGACGGTCGGCGCCGGCCAGACGCTCGTCGACCAGTACCTCTCCCCCTCGGGCGACACCTACTGGCTGCAGCGGACGAACGCCCCGACCGCGGCGGCGGGCACGGCCGTGACCATCAACGACACCGCGCCGACGACCGACCTGTGGGACCTGGCGCTGGTCGAGATCCTCCCGGCGCCGTGA
- a CDS encoding FhaA domain-containing protein: MGILDNFERGLERAVNGAFAKTFRSGLQPVELTSAIRKEMDTKAAVVARDRVLAPNRFVLRMSAADYKRMSSMGAALTDELVSFAQKHATSQHYAFAGGLSIELREDPDISVGMLQIDSENVKGDVAWTPVLDIDGRHYPLTGGRTVVGRGSDADITVDDTGISRRHVLITWDGHRAQVEDLGSTNGSKLNGQPVKKAILEPDSVVTIGRTRIVFRVLPQAAPSPHSPQGDNFWSTS, encoded by the coding sequence GTGGGCATTCTGGACAACTTCGAGCGGGGGCTCGAGCGCGCGGTCAACGGCGCGTTCGCGAAGACCTTCCGTTCCGGGCTGCAGCCCGTGGAGCTCACCAGCGCCATCCGCAAGGAGATGGACACCAAGGCGGCCGTCGTCGCCCGGGATCGGGTCCTGGCTCCCAACCGCTTCGTGCTGCGGATGTCGGCCGCCGACTACAAGCGCATGAGCTCGATGGGGGCGGCGCTCACCGACGAGCTCGTCTCGTTCGCGCAGAAGCACGCCACCAGCCAGCACTACGCGTTCGCCGGCGGCCTCTCCATCGAGCTGCGGGAGGATCCCGACATCAGCGTGGGGATGCTGCAGATCGACTCGGAGAACGTCAAGGGCGACGTCGCCTGGACCCCGGTGCTCGACATCGACGGCCGGCACTACCCGCTCACCGGCGGCCGCACCGTCGTCGGGCGCGGCAGCGACGCGGACATCACCGTCGACGACACCGGCATCTCCCGCCGCCACGTGCTGATCACCTGGGACGGCCACCGAGCCCAGGTCGAGGACCTCGGCTCCACCAACGGATCGAAGCTGAACGGGCAGCCGGTGAAGAAGGCGATCCTCGAACCCGACTCCGTCGTCACCATCGGCCGCACCCGCATCGTGTTCCGCGTGCTCCCCCAGGCGGCGCCCTCCCCGCACTCCCCGCAGGGCGACAACTTCTGGAGCACCTCGTGA
- a CDS encoding FHA domain-containing protein FhaB/FipA has product MNPSELTLLVLRFGFLLLLWLFVFGIVYALRTDLFGQRVRKLPESQAPASPFPTPAAAPAAPAPAPVVAPGPAGPTEPVMKHAPVSSLPAGANTAVGGTNASVQTAHRLVITSGPRAGTELALGRDPITIGRSSESGLVIRDDYTSTHHARLLLWNDEWMIQDLDSTNGTFLDGRRVTVPTQVPLDTPIKIGTTTFELRR; this is encoded by the coding sequence GTGAACCCGAGCGAGCTCACCCTCCTGGTGCTGCGGTTCGGCTTCCTGCTGCTGCTGTGGCTGTTCGTCTTCGGCATCGTCTACGCCCTCCGCACGGACCTGTTCGGCCAGCGCGTCCGCAAGCTCCCGGAGTCGCAGGCGCCCGCCTCGCCCTTCCCGACGCCCGCCGCCGCTCCCGCCGCACCGGCTCCGGCGCCGGTCGTCGCTCCCGGCCCCGCCGGCCCGACCGAGCCGGTCATGAAGCACGCGCCGGTCTCCAGCCTCCCGGCCGGCGCGAACACGGCGGTCGGCGGCACCAACGCCAGCGTCCAGACCGCCCACCGCCTGGTCATCACCTCCGGGCCCCGCGCCGGCACCGAGCTCGCGCTGGGACGCGACCCGATCACGATCGGGCGCTCCAGCGAGTCCGGGCTCGTCATCCGCGACGACTACACCTCGACACACCACGCCCGCCTGCTCCTGTGGAACGACGAGTGGATGATCCAGGATCTCGACTCGACGAACGGCACGTTCCTCGACGGCCGCCGCGTCACCGTCCCGACCCAGGTCCCGCTCGACACCCCGATCAAGATCGGGACGACCACGTTCGAGCTGCGACGGTAA
- a CDS encoding protein phosphatase 2C domain-containing protein yields MAGNRAAAVSHVGKIRSNNQDSGYAGHELFVVADGMGGHAGGDVASAIAVNRIREADGEYQTAAEAEFALQSALIAANSLLAETVFEHPELTGMGTTVSALMRVGDEMAIAHIGDSRIYLFRDGELSQVSVDHTFVQRLVDSGRITEEEAMVHPRRSVLMRVLGDVDASPEIDTLILATRPGDRWLICSDGLSGVVKHDDLLAALATRDAPKQVADKLLKQSLDAGAPDNVTVVILDIADVARGDIVKEPITVGSAAAPLQFGEPKPTTRAARLPTLRLHPMRPATGPTHFEPQSDDYLDELIEEDERRARRRRLTWMIGLAALVVAIVLAVLFGYQWTQSRFFVGASPAGKVAIYQGVQQNLGPIVLSHVYEESTVSVKSLPQYDKQLVQQTINADDLAAARAIVDQLTDAAKH; encoded by the coding sequence GTGGCAGGCAATCGCGCGGCGGCCGTCTCCCACGTCGGGAAGATCCGCTCGAACAACCAGGACTCCGGCTACGCGGGTCATGAGCTGTTCGTGGTGGCCGACGGCATGGGCGGCCACGCCGGCGGCGACGTCGCCAGCGCGATCGCGGTCAACCGCATCCGGGAGGCCGACGGCGAGTACCAGACGGCCGCCGAGGCCGAGTTCGCCCTGCAGTCGGCGCTGATCGCCGCCAACTCGCTGCTCGCCGAGACGGTCTTCGAGCACCCGGAGCTCACCGGGATGGGCACCACCGTCAGCGCGCTCATGCGCGTCGGCGACGAGATGGCGATCGCCCACATCGGCGACTCCCGCATCTACCTCTTCCGCGACGGCGAGCTCAGCCAGGTGTCGGTGGACCACACCTTCGTGCAGCGCCTGGTCGACAGCGGCCGGATCACCGAGGAGGAGGCGATGGTCCACCCGCGCCGCTCGGTGCTGATGCGGGTGCTCGGCGACGTCGACGCCTCCCCCGAGATCGACACCCTGATCCTCGCGACCCGGCCGGGCGACCGCTGGCTGATCTGCTCGGACGGGCTCAGCGGCGTCGTCAAGCACGATGACCTCCTCGCGGCCCTCGCCACGCGCGACGCCCCCAAGCAGGTCGCCGACAAGCTCCTCAAGCAGAGCCTGGACGCGGGAGCGCCCGACAACGTGACCGTCGTGATCCTCGACATCGCCGACGTCGCGCGCGGCGACATCGTGAAGGAGCCGATCACGGTCGGCTCGGCCGCGGCGCCGCTCCAGTTCGGCGAGCCCAAGCCGACGACGCGCGCCGCCCGCCTCCCCACGCTGCGGCTCCACCCGATGCGGCCGGCGACCGGGCCGACGCACTTCGAGCCGCAGTCCGACGACTACCTCGACGAGCTCATCGAGGAGGACGAGCGCCGGGCGCGGCGCAGACGGCTGACCTGGATGATCGGCCTGGCGGCGCTCGTCGTCGCGATCGTCCTCGCCGTGCTCTTCGGCTACCAGTGGACCCAGTCCCGCTTCTTCGTCGGGGCCTCCCCCGCCGGGAAGGTCGCCATCTACCAGGGGGTGCAGCAGAACCTCGGACCGATCGTGCTCTCGCACGTGTACGAGGAGTCCACCGTGTCCGTCAAGAGCCTCCCGCAGTACGACAAGCAGCTCGTGCAGCAGACCATCAACGCCGACGACCTGGCAGCAGCCCGGGCCATAGTGGACCAGTTGACCGATGCCGCAAAACACTAG
- a CDS encoding FtsW/RodA/SpoVE family cell cycle protein — MPQNTSVQERNQAGPATGPVKRLRLPAKLRNLELFLLLIACGINAAAVVLVQLGALGHLDLTLVYLGAGLAALVIGMHIALRIVAPQADPFLLPIATVLTGIGIAEIYRIDIHFKDAGWDSAGVKQIAWAAIAIACAIGVIVVIRNHRVLQRYTYIFGLAALVLLLLPMLPGIGREIYGARVWIGIGPFSFQPGELAKLCLAIFFAGYLVQARDSLSMVGKKVLGIRFPRARDLGPLLIVWLMSMAVIVFQRDLGTGLLIFGLFLVMVYVATARISWVILGVLLIGGGAIVASQLLPYVHDRFENWLDPFAQKVYDAQGGSFQLVQGLFGLAHGGLIGTGLGQGQPWVTPVSQSDYIIASIGEELGLAGLFAIFALYLIFVARGLRIGFAGQDDFGKLLAVGLSFTVGLQCFIVIGGVTRVIPLTGLTTPFLAAGGSSLVANWIIVALLLRLSDTVRNQPRLVVS, encoded by the coding sequence ATGCCGCAAAACACTAGCGTCCAGGAGCGGAACCAGGCCGGGCCGGCCACCGGCCCGGTCAAGCGGCTGCGCCTGCCCGCCAAGCTGCGCAACCTCGAGCTGTTCCTCCTCCTCATCGCCTGCGGCATCAACGCCGCGGCGGTGGTCCTCGTCCAGCTCGGCGCGCTGGGCCACCTGGATCTCACGCTCGTGTACCTCGGCGCCGGGCTCGCCGCGCTGGTGATCGGGATGCACATCGCACTGCGGATCGTCGCCCCGCAGGCCGACCCGTTCCTGCTGCCGATCGCCACCGTCCTCACCGGCATCGGGATCGCCGAGATCTACCGGATCGACATCCACTTCAAGGACGCGGGCTGGGACAGCGCGGGCGTCAAGCAGATCGCCTGGGCGGCCATCGCGATCGCCTGCGCGATCGGCGTCATCGTCGTCATCCGCAACCACCGCGTCCTGCAGCGCTACACCTACATCTTCGGCCTCGCCGCGCTCGTGCTGCTCCTCCTGCCGATGCTGCCCGGCATCGGCCGCGAGATCTACGGCGCGCGCGTGTGGATCGGCATCGGCCCGTTCAGCTTCCAGCCCGGCGAGCTCGCCAAGCTGTGCCTCGCGATCTTCTTCGCCGGCTACCTGGTGCAGGCCAGGGACTCGCTCTCCATGGTGGGCAAGAAGGTCCTCGGCATCCGCTTCCCGCGCGCCCGCGACCTCGGCCCGCTGCTCATCGTCTGGCTGATGTCGATGGCCGTTATCGTGTTCCAGCGCGACCTGGGCACCGGTCTCCTCATCTTCGGGCTGTTCCTCGTGATGGTGTACGTCGCCACCGCCCGGATCAGCTGGGTCATCCTCGGCGTGCTGCTGATCGGCGGCGGCGCGATCGTCGCCAGCCAGCTGCTCCCCTACGTCCACGACCGGTTCGAGAACTGGCTCGATCCGTTCGCCCAGAAGGTCTACGACGCGCAGGGCGGCAGCTTCCAGCTCGTCCAGGGCCTCTTCGGCCTCGCGCACGGCGGCCTCATCGGCACCGGGCTCGGCCAGGGGCAGCCCTGGGTCACCCCGGTGTCGCAGAGCGACTACATCATCGCCAGCATCGGCGAGGAGCTCGGGCTGGCCGGCCTGTTCGCCATCTTCGCGCTCTACCTGATCTTCGTCGCGCGGGGACTCCGGATCGGCTTCGCCGGGCAGGACGACTTCGGCAAGCTGCTCGCCGTCGGCCTCTCCTTCACCGTCGGCCTCCAGTGCTTCATCGTCATCGGCGGCGTGACGCGGGTGATCCCGCTGACCGGTCTGACCACTCCCTTCCTCGCGGCGGGAGGCTCGTCCCTGGTCGCGAACTGGATCATCGTCGCGCTGCTGCTCCGGCTGTCCGACACCGTCCGCAACCAACCCCGTCTGGTGGTGAGCTGA
- a CDS encoding peptidoglycan D,D-transpeptidase FtsI family protein, which translates to MNREIKRVSTIVLVMFLALLVSTSILQVVQADNLAADARNTRARNDSYSAQRGAILVAGQPIAQSVPSSDVYKWQRQYSNGPLYSAVTGFYPVNGEATGLEGALDDKLSGTSNSQFFERINSILTGKNPQGATVETTIDPKAQQAAWNALGNYQGAVVLLEPKTGKILAMVSKPTYDPNVLASHDTAAVNAAYQQLLDASGSPLTNRTIGGNLNPPGSTFKPVMSASAFGTGQYTKDSQLPNPAELTLPNSPTVVRNDSLTTCGPGATVSIATAQILSCNIPFAELGMQLKPEVIKDQADKFGFNQSLSIPIPVEKSVYPLYTDPAERALGSFGQKDDRATPLQMAMVSAAVANGGKLMTPNLVDSIRSSDLQPIETFQPQQFSQPMTQQNADTIKQMMVDGVDHGVASNARIDGVQVGGKTGTAQNGATDPYTLWFTGFAPANDPQFAVAVVVENGGGLGQSGTGNQVAAPIARKVLEAVLNK; encoded by the coding sequence ATGAATCGCGAGATCAAGCGGGTCAGCACGATCGTGCTCGTGATGTTCCTGGCACTCCTGGTGTCCACGTCGATCCTCCAGGTGGTGCAGGCCGACAACCTGGCCGCCGACGCGCGCAACACCCGCGCGCGCAACGACAGCTACTCGGCCCAGCGCGGCGCGATCCTCGTCGCCGGGCAGCCGATCGCGCAGTCGGTCCCCTCCAGCGACGTGTACAAGTGGCAGCGCCAGTACAGCAATGGGCCGCTGTACTCGGCCGTGACCGGCTTCTACCCGGTGAACGGCGAGGCCACCGGGCTGGAGGGCGCCCTCGACGACAAGCTGTCCGGCACCTCCAACTCGCAGTTCTTCGAGCGGATCAACTCGATCCTGACCGGGAAGAACCCGCAGGGCGCGACCGTGGAGACCACGATCGACCCGAAGGCGCAGCAGGCCGCCTGGAACGCGCTCGGCAACTACCAGGGCGCCGTCGTGCTGCTGGAGCCGAAGACCGGCAAGATCCTGGCGATGGTGTCGAAGCCCACTTACGACCCGAACGTGCTCGCCTCCCACGACACCGCCGCCGTCAACGCGGCCTACCAGCAGTTGCTCGACGCCTCGGGCAGCCCGCTCACCAACCGGACCATCGGCGGCAACCTCAACCCGCCCGGCTCCACCTTCAAGCCGGTGATGAGCGCGTCCGCCTTCGGCACCGGCCAGTACACCAAGGACAGCCAGCTGCCGAACCCGGCCGAGCTGACGCTGCCGAACTCCCCCACCGTCGTGCGGAACGACTCGCTGACCACCTGCGGTCCCGGCGCGACGGTGTCGATCGCGACCGCGCAGATCCTCTCCTGCAACATCCCGTTCGCCGAGCTCGGCATGCAGCTCAAGCCGGAGGTCATCAAGGACCAGGCCGACAAGTTCGGCTTCAACCAGTCGCTGAGCATCCCGATCCCGGTCGAGAAGAGCGTCTACCCGCTCTACACCGACCCGGCGGAGCGCGCGCTCGGCTCCTTCGGACAGAAGGACGACCGGGCCACGCCGCTGCAGATGGCGATGGTCTCCGCGGCGGTCGCGAACGGCGGCAAGCTGATGACGCCGAACCTGGTCGACTCGATCCGCTCGTCGGACCTGCAGCCGATCGAGACCTTCCAGCCCCAGCAGTTCTCGCAGCCGATGACCCAGCAGAACGCCGACACCATCAAGCAGATGATGGTCGACGGCGTCGATCACGGCGTTGCGAGCAATGCAAGAATAGACGGGGTCCAGGTCGGCGGTAAGACGGGGACGGCGCAGAACGGCGCGACCGACCCGTACACCCTGTGGTTCACAGGGTTCGCGCCGGCGAACGACCCTCAGTTCGCTGTGGCGGTAGTCGTTGAAAATGGCGGTGGACTCGGTCAGAGCGGCACGGGCAACCAAGTCGCCGCGCCGATCGCGAGAAAAGTACTAGAGGCGGTGCTGAATAAATGA
- a CDS encoding serine/threonine-protein kinase — protein sequence MRPTAGLTFGGRYELQSRIAIGGMGEVWQATDLVIGRTVAIKILKDEYLGDPGFLERFRAEARHAALVNHEGIANVYDYGEEEGSAYLVMELVPGEALSTILEREHVLSTDRTLDIVAQTAAALHAAHAAGLVHRDIKPGNLLITPDGRVKITDFGIARIADQVPLTATGQVMGTVQYLSPEQASGHPASPTTDIYSLGIVAYECLAGRRPFTGESQVAIAMAQINEAPPELPATVAEPVRNLVFACIAKNPADRPASAAHLARAAQALRRGDIRAAAASVPAVLGAAVAADAATVLMTSQNPAPTQATTVLPAAAAGAVTEEEETEEPVEEKKRSPWTWPLIALIALLALVLIGTIIALFLQPKTPAPTATTPPVVHTTPPPSPSATPTETSSTVQISEGDYLGLTADQARQKLQGVGMVADVQTGSAATSAGQVNTVYSVNPTGPVQKGSTITVKVYGPVTPIPTPSDTVSANPPSGQGAANSQITVSFGSATCPAGQNLTGRRLFVNGQPQAPVNDSKFTWSPTSAGNYTLSYSIFCNQGESVESAQSPTTPYTVVPAGGSTSLPTP from the coding sequence ATGAGACCCACAGCAGGGCTCACCTTCGGAGGACGTTACGAGCTGCAGTCGCGCATCGCGATCGGCGGCATGGGCGAGGTCTGGCAGGCGACCGATCTGGTCATCGGCCGCACCGTCGCGATCAAGATCCTCAAGGACGAGTACCTCGGCGACCCCGGCTTCCTGGAGCGCTTCCGCGCAGAGGCCCGGCACGCCGCGCTCGTCAACCACGAAGGCATCGCGAACGTCTACGACTACGGCGAGGAGGAGGGCAGCGCCTACCTCGTGATGGAGCTGGTACCCGGTGAGGCGCTCTCGACCATCCTGGAGCGGGAGCACGTCCTCAGCACCGACCGCACCCTCGACATCGTCGCGCAGACCGCCGCCGCCCTGCACGCCGCGCACGCAGCCGGGCTGGTCCACCGCGACATCAAGCCGGGCAACCTGCTCATCACGCCGGACGGCCGGGTCAAGATCACCGACTTCGGCATCGCACGCATCGCCGACCAGGTCCCGCTCACCGCCACGGGCCAGGTCATGGGCACGGTGCAGTACCTGTCGCCCGAGCAGGCGTCGGGCCACCCGGCCTCGCCGACCACCGACATCTACTCGCTCGGCATCGTCGCGTACGAGTGCCTCGCCGGCCGCCGCCCCTTCACCGGCGAGTCCCAGGTCGCGATCGCGATGGCCCAGATCAACGAGGCCCCGCCGGAGCTGCCGGCGACCGTGGCCGAGCCGGTGCGGAACCTGGTGTTCGCGTGCATCGCGAAGAACCCGGCCGACCGGCCGGCCTCCGCGGCCCACCTGGCGCGCGCGGCGCAGGCCCTGCGGCGCGGCGACATCCGTGCGGCGGCCGCGTCCGTCCCCGCCGTGCTCGGCGCCGCGGTCGCGGCCGACGCCGCCACCGTCCTGATGACCTCGCAGAACCCCGCCCCGACGCAGGCCACCACGGTGCTGCCCGCGGCGGCGGCCGGCGCCGTCACCGAAGAGGAGGAGACGGAGGAGCCGGTCGAGGAGAAGAAGCGCAGCCCCTGGACCTGGCCGCTGATCGCGCTCATCGCCCTGCTCGCGCTGGTGCTGATCGGCACGATCATCGCGCTGTTCCTGCAGCCGAAGACGCCGGCGCCGACGGCGACCACGCCTCCCGTCGTCCACACGACCCCGCCTCCGTCGCCGTCGGCCACCCCGACCGAGACGAGCAGCACGGTGCAGATCAGCGAGGGCGACTACCTCGGTCTCACTGCCGACCAGGCGCGGCAGAAGCTGCAGGGCGTCGGGATGGTCGCGGACGTGCAGACGGGCAGCGCGGCGACCTCGGCCGGCCAGGTCAACACGGTGTACTCGGTGAACCCGACCGGCCCGGTGCAGAAGGGCTCGACCATCACGGTCAAGGTCTACGGACCGGTCACGCCGATCCCGACGCCGAGCGACACGGTCTCCGCCAACCCGCCCTCGGGTCAGGGCGCGGCCAACTCGCAGATCACGGTGTCGTTCGGCTCGGCGACCTGCCCGGCCGGCCAGAACCTCACCGGGCGACGCCTCTTCGTGAACGGCCAGCCGCAGGCTCCGGTCAACGACAGCAAGTTCACGTGGTCGCCGACCTCGGCGGGCAACTACACGCTGAGCTACTCGATCTTCTGCAACCAGGGCGAGTCCGTCGAGTCGGCCCAGTCGCCCACCACCCCGTACACGGTCGTCCCGGCCGGAGGCTCGACCTCCCTCCCGACACCGTGA